One part of the Pecten maximus chromosome 1, xPecMax1.1, whole genome shotgun sequence genome encodes these proteins:
- the LOC117322683 gene encoding prolactin-releasing peptide receptor-like: protein MSFQSVFNTSSGSFNKTTLINFDFSAWLKNSNISFSDLSVLPDISTTERVAKITMYAVAILLALTLNSLIIIVIIRTKSLRTKFNLYVVNMASVNILISLTCMWLHVVTNLNPTKWPLGSFFCKINTFLQVLVVTVSVFTLTVIVVDRFFATLYPRCLVITQAHQVTSIVFIWISGALLALPWLLYSRFVEYDWPGGHGVLCQAHFPSKDFRKAYITASVVVGYVLPIIIMFVLLIVTMMKSAPPKVPALEERKTFDHTRQKAVTMIMTVLLVLFLCWSPPQFERLWDVYRYKGPGAKLPKGIHAMTYASFYIAYFSCCIYPIVYIGFNNCFRHAAANFLCRRSALSATSVLPDEPGPSRSTSDPGSLKLQKNPDNDCFTEMSTP from the exons ATGAGTTTCCAAAGCGTATTTAACACTTCATCTGGAAGTTTTAACAAGACAACCTTAATCAATTTTGATTTCTCTGCTTGGctaaaaaattcaaatatttcctTTAGCGATTTGAGCGTATTACCAGACATCTCTACAACTGAACGAGTGGCGAAGATCACAATGTACGCGGTGGCCATACTCTTAGCATTGACATTGAATTCTCTTATCATTATTGTTATCATCAGAACAAAAAGTCTGCGAACAAAGTTTAACCTGTACGTCGTGAACATGGCTAGTGTAAACATTCTTATTTCTCTCACCTGTATGTGGCTGCACGTGGTCACCAACCTCAACCCCACCAAATGGCCACTCGGCTCTTTCTTCTGTAAGATCAACACTTTTTTACAAG TGTTGGTGGTGACAGTGTCTGTTTTCACATTAACTGTGATAGTCGTAGACAGATTCTTTGCTACACTTTATCCCAGATGTCTAGTCATCACACAGGCACACCAGGTCACATCGATTGTCTTTATATGGATATCCGGGGCCCTTCTGGCTTTGccatggttactgtattccCGTTTTGTTGAATACGACTGGCCGGGAGGCCATGGAGTTCTGTGCCAGGCACATTTCCCGTCCAAGGATTTCCGTAAGGCCTACATTACAGCCTCCGTCGTTGTCGGTTATGTACTTCCAATCATCATCATGTTTGTCCTCCTCATTGTAACGATGATGAAATCAGCACCGCCAAAAGTACCAGCGTTAGAAGAAAGAAAGACATTTGACCATACGAGACAAAag GCAGTGACGATGATAATGACAGTGCTGTTGGTATTGTTTCTGTGCTGGAGTCCTCCACAGTTTGAGAGACTCTGGGACGTGTACCGTTACAAAGGTCCCGGCGCAAAG TTGCCGAAGGGTATACACGCCATGACCTACGCATCCTTCTACATCGCCTACTTCAGCTGTTGTATTTACCCCATAGTGTACATAGGCTTCAACAATTGCTTCCGTCACGCTGCCGCGAACTTCCTCTGCAGAAGATCAGCTTTGTCAGCCACGTCAGTACTTCCCG ACGAACCAGGTCCAAGTCGCTCAACTAGTGATCCAGGTTCCCTGAAGCTACAGAAAAATCCCGACAATGATTGTTTCACAGAGATGTCAACCCCGTAA